The genomic segment GAATGAAAGGAGTATacaggaaacataaaaatgcTTGTAGGGATCTGTAGGACGCAAGGAGGAGAGCTTGTTTCAGGTGTAGACAAAAGTGTAAACATATGTAGAACAACAAGCAACAGAGTCACATTCTAATCCACATCTGAAGACACAGTGCCCTTTGgatatgattaaaaatgaaCTATGAATGTAAGCTTGATCGTTTGAGGGGCCTTTTCCTTAGCCTGTTCCCGAGGCTCAGCTGTTCTTCCCTGATTGAACAGACTTTATGAGTTTCCGCCATTTGAGGAAAATGTTGAAGCATCCAAGCCATTAGATGTACCAGCTCTTATTGGCTGTTTTCCAGGAGAACACAGGATTTTTACTGTCTGTTTGTACGGCGACAAGGGGCTTCTCGGGTCACTGTCAACACACGTGCTTGGTTAAATTTTGACTGACTGCGGTAGAAGAGAGTGATTATCCTATCAGATACCTGTTCCATGCATCCTTCGTGAAAtacaggaaagaaagagaagacaagTAACACACACCTGGCATGCAGTTGGAGGTGCGTGTTTCCAAAGCAGGGGGAGGTCGCTCTCTGCTGGCTCAAGTTAATCAGTGTAATTAATTTAATACTTTACTGGCAAATATAGAAACTCAGACGtgaacaacaataacaaagttaaaagaaaagaatttagGATTAGCTGCGGCATTAGCATTAgctatttggggaaaaaaagaatgttccAGTTAAACGTTGCCCTGGCAACACGACGCAATTCTGAGATGGgtttaataagaaaaagaaagagcactcactttgttgttatttttgaaaCCGGAACAAAGTGGGTAAACTagatgctgattggctgttagTGGACACACCTGCCACTGATTGGCTTGTCGACGCCTGCACACCGGCTGCCTCTATGCGAATGAGAGCGAGTGCTCACGGGTTTTGTAGGCCAACAACAGCTAAAGAGGCAGCGAACATGGCAGATGAGACGGTGGAGCAAaccttttcttttgctttccttCCCTCTAAAAAATTCTCCTTCCTACAGGACAAAGGCACATTAGCGCTGTTAATGAAATGGTGAGCAGCTTTAGGAACGCCAATGAGTTAATTGTTCATGTTCTCTGTGCTGTGGCTTGATGTGTGTTCATTTCAGGTCCATGCTGGGGAGGATTTCAGCTCAGTCTTACAGCTTTGACCAGAGCTTTCACTCCTACAACTGTGAAAAGTTTGCACTGGTAGGACCCTCCACACTGACAAAGACTACTGCAACTCAATCTGAAATTATCATACTTTCTCAGCCAGCCAGGTACTTTTGTTAAATAATGGAATATTATTGTTATGAATGTGGAGCTTCAACACAATTGATTTTATGAATTGGCCGACTAAAAGAAAATTAGTTGTGAGACTGTGAGAATGACTCACGGAGCTCAATCCTTTTCTCCTTTACCAGATTCCTTGCCATGCCagattatttagttttttttcctcacttctggtttctttttccttcctttccttgtCTCGCTTCTAACACTTTCTACTTCAGCATCCTTTGTTTGaactttctcctctttttttcagctCAGGTGTCTCTGATTTGTaaactcccctcctcctccttgtgtgAGACGTCACTTCCTATGAACTTCAGAGAGATTATCCAAAAGGGAAAATAGTTGCAAACCTAAGATTTACTTTGCCCCCAAGATgtaaaacatatttaaacaaTATGTGTACTGTGAAATACAAACGCAAGTGCAGGTTGTCTGTTTTGATAAGAGGCTTTAACTGTTTCTAATCTTATTTGAAAGCTCTTGATTTCACTCTGTATGTGCAGTGCTTCTTCAGAGACCCTGATGTGGCTGCCAATCTTAAAAATATGGAGGTTGGAGTCTGGGTCCCTCTTGGTATGCAATATCCCCCAGAAATCCTTCTAGGACTGATCATAGGAAATTGCTTTCATCTGCCTTACAATATTTGTTGGCAGATCTCTCTGGATTGTTTCTcaccattttgtgtgtgtgtgtgtgtgtgttgtagacAAGCCCgttgtgtttgtggatgtggAGGTGGTACCGTGCACTAAAGTCTCCATGGAGCTGTTTGACCCGATCTCCTCTTGTGGCATCCTGAGGCCCTCTGGGCATATAGTTAAATGCTTTCATGACGTCCACTCTGACTATGATGAACTCAGACAGGTGGCTCGCTCAGTCTTCTTCCATCGATCTGTCTCATCTGTGCCTGTGTTTTGACATGAAGTCAGTGTGTACGTCATCCCCTGTttctccagatgctgcaggAAGAGGACAGTGAACACTATTATGTGGTTGGAAGAGAGGAGCGAGGAGAGTTTCTGTTTCGCCTCTTCAAGCACCTCTGTCTTGGAGGAGAGATCTGCCAGTATGAAGATACCCTACAGCCTTACATCAATACCACAAAGCAGGTGTACAAAGATCTGATCAGGTGAGCAGTATCCAGctatatgtaaataaaaatatggtcTTATTAGATTTCCCCTTACTGCCTTGTATACATAACAAGACTGTAAATTATGACGGTTAACTTGTAATTTTTTGCTCTATAGTGTTCAGAAGGattcagaaacaaagaaaattggTGTTGTCTCCATGGTGCTCAAAGTCTGTGCCTACGTAAGTTACAGGTTAAGTGTTTGCGTGAGCTgcacgtgtgtctgtgtgtgtttattgtcatgtgaacatattttaattaaatctcACCTCAAACCAAATTGCTCACAGCAGCATGGCACTTGTGATGAATGCACAGTCACAGCTCAGCTGTTCTGTTTGAAGACACTTCattataaaattaaattcaagtagcatttttttcattaacaataaacaataaGTGGTTTTCTTCAGTTAGCTGGAACCCATTGTTGTTCTTTTCCAACTTATCCCCTGCAGGACGAGTCAGGACAATGTTTCCCTGGGAGACGAGCGGAGGAGCAAACATTTGCCTATTTGATTGTCGACCCCTTCAAACGGCATGTgaccatcttctaccacttctaTGGAGTTGGAAACTTCACAGTGTGACAATCAAAAAACAGACATGGTTGTGTTGCCAGCATCAGACCTATCAGACAGTGTGTACCCAAACACATCAGCTCTGGGTGAGAACTTTAGCCTGACTGCAGTCAGTTCACTTTCTCAAAACTttgagcaaaacacacacacaaaaacaaacaaacaatagaaA from the Echeneis naucrates chromosome 11, fEcheNa1.1, whole genome shotgun sequence genome contains:
- the cfap300 gene encoding cilia- and flagella-associated protein 300 → MADETVEQTFSFAFLPSKKFSFLQDKGTLALLMKWSMLGRISAQSYSFDQSFHSYNCEKFALCFFRDPDVAANLKNMEVGVWVPLDKPVVFVDVEVVPCTKVSMELFDPISSCGILRPSGHIVKCFHDVHSDYDELRQMLQEEDSEHYYVVGREERGEFLFRLFKHLCLGGEICQYEDTLQPYINTTKQVYKDLISVQKDSETKKIGVVSMVLKVCAYDESGQCFPGRRAEEQTFAYLIVDPFKRHVTIFYHFYGVGNFTV